The genomic segment CtatttccataatatataattgtatacagtttccaaatcaaatcataaaagtaaatttgaaacattaagataatattatgttctaaaatGTAAGCTATACAAAAAAGGGGTACCTCTATAGGCCAGAAATGTGCTGATTATTTGAGACCTACATATTTCAattgtcttaataataatttaagaaacatcttagagtaaaaaataatagaaatataaataaaatttcatgccatttttatttatctgaaatataaaaactatgaaaaatgtttgtctttatttctatttttgtaaattaatttagtttgtagattataaaaaaaaactctctACGACTCTACCTTAAACACAAGAGTTACTTAGATAAACCAGTTGGTTACACTTAACAGAACACTTGTTTTTATAGTATTCAataaatggttattattaaaaaaaaaattacaaataaataccttgtataatacagtataacttccatataacggtaGGTAACcgaagggactgtaaataatgaccgctatttagaggtgcccgtcctacagaggtagaataacactaggaTAACACTCGATcggaccaaaaaaattaaccgttacatagaggtgaccgttaacggaagttttactgtacataataaaactaatttttgtataatatgccgTAGGTATAGGAATGcggtttaaaaatcaaaatttgttattttaatatatatgaaaattacatacctacctttcccgtttcaaattttaaatagtaagaAAACTcggagtaattaaaaaaatacaataaaaacagaCAAAGTGCATTTTAAACAAATGGAgggtaaacatatatatatattatataaaaagaataatacaagtataaatacaaattcttCCTTTTGTATATACCATGGTATAATTGCAAATCCCTCAAAATATCTAGAACAAAATGCACTTGTTAAGGCTGGTTTCCATTATTCACGTTCGCTGCCGTGTACATGAATGcagtatacaaaaaatatatgcaacAATACGATACCGTGGTTAATTGTGTGGTAACTTAACCTTACCAACCAATCACAGCAAAGGATTTGTATGCACGTACACGCGTACTTATATGTATAGTGAAAACCCGACTTTACCTTcaacttatatacatatacctgcTGTTGcccttattatattaaacactaccataataacaaatacaatattttaataatatatctaataataattggcATATATAGTAgttatttgtcaaaaaaaaaaaatcttgttgTAGGTATGTGTGTTTATGATGTACAACTTTAAAGGTCTGTAGTTAATGAGCTATAAAAGATAAAGATCTGAAACTTTTCACTGAAGTTATCCTAGACAATTTGATTCTAACAAGACTCTAAAACAATAAGTCCGTTCTCCAGTTTACGAAATCTGCGTTACTAAAGATAAATTGATCTAAAATTGACAAGTATTTTCaaggttaaaaagttaattcatttttaaaaatttcatattttgtaactatttgACAAATCATCTATCAACCAACTTTCTTGTTCATTGAGTTTTTATGGATGAACACGctgatatttttagattctgagtggaacgatgaatgtattgattttacaatgatgtgcgtttttttttttatttttttatttttttttatttttgtgtctgtcatcatcttttaggacagtaaaactgcttcgattttcttcaacagtaacttttatgattggaaagtgaatctagttggtactttgggggggtcaaaagtaaaaatttcccagtagttttcaaaagcgacgtgaaaaacaaaagaaaaattaaggaaaaacgggaatttttacgcaaaatctgttttcgagaaaatagattttggtttttggtgtaactttaaaacaaatgaccgtagatatatgaaattttgactgaatgtttatcttagcattttctatacaccataacattttcaaaatattttgatttattttgagctctttacggacattttcattttccatttttttttagttttttttctaaaaatatcaataaaattttatttgttggataaaaaagcttgaaaatttaatagaaggctcctagtatattgtttcaaaggcagatgaaaaatattaaaaatcgttagtcacagtttttttttataagcatttaaagttcaaaaaatgacaaaatatggaaaaatcacgaaaatttgcaaattatttcgagttagaaattcataaaaatttttctttttaaatctaagatatgaaaatgtaatacaagattccttataagattatctacctttatcaaacaaaaaatatctataagaaagtcaaattaaattttgaaacagTAGCCTTCTGGCTTGTTTCGTGGGAAgtgaaataataacactaaagCTATCGGTATCACTTCTTctgtttatttctatataaatatatatacagttaatGTGGTGTAGGGGGTGGGTCAGTCCGCTAACACGACAGCCGGGCTGGATAGCGAGCTGTCGGTAAGGCGTCGCGTCACGACGGGCTATAAGCTCCGTCCTATTAACAATAGGGTCGCGGGTAGGTTGTATGACATACAGCGAGGGATGGGGGGTCGACCACGGATAGTGTCTAGCTATGAAGCGACTGCTATCGTGAATCGGACCCGGGAAGGCAGGCTCTCAAAAGCGGCCGAGGGAGATCGGGGACGTAACTGCGTGTTCTGTCGCCGGCTCGTTCGTCGCCCTGGTCTGGTCTGTGGATTGCAACGCCGGTCCTTGTTTGGTCTCTCGTCGATGCAGCCGTTGGACTACGGGTGTTCGTTGCTTCCGTCGTTGCTCCTTCTGGCAGTTGTTTAGCTGCGGTTTCGCTCCGTACGGAGGGAGTGGGTTCGTTCGGCGTCTCCGGCGATGTGGCTTCCCACTGCTGGTTGCAGTTAACGTCGTTCGCTTCGGTGGTCTTCCTGTCTTCGTTCTTCGTACTGAGATACTGGTGTGTTCTGGTANNNNNNNNNNNNNNNNNNNNNNNNNNNNNNNNNNNNNNNNNNNNNNNNNNNNNNNNNNNNNNNNNNNNNNNNNNNNNNNNNNNNNNNNNNNNNNNNNNNNNNNNNNNNNNNNNNNNNNNNNNNNNNNNNNNNNNNNNNNNNNNNNNNNNNNNNNNNNNNNNNNNNNNNNNNNNNNNNNNNNNNNNNNNNNNNNNNNNNNNNNNNNNNNNNNNNNNNNNNNNNNNNNNNNNNNNNNNNNNNNNNNNNNNNNNNNNNNNNNNNNNNNNNNNNNNNNNNNNNNNNNNNNNNNNNNNNNNNNNNNNNNNNNNNNNNNNNNNNNNNNNNNNNNNNNNNNNNNNNNNNNNNNNNNNNNNNNNNNNNNNNNNNNNNNNNNNNNNNNNNNNNNNNNNNNNNNNNNNNNNNNNNNNNNNNNNNNNNNNNNNNNNNNNNNNNNNNNNNNNNNNNNNNNNNNNNNNNNNNNNNNNNNNNNNNNNNNNNNNNNNNNNNNNNNNNNNNNNNNNNNNNNNNNNNNNNNNNNNNNNNNNNNNNNNNNNNNNNNNNNNNNNNNNNNNNNNNNNNNNNNNNNNNNNNNNNNNNNNNNNNNNNNNNNNNNNNNNNNNNNNNNNNNNNNNNNNNNNNNNNNNNNNNNNNNNNNNNNNNNNNNNNNNNNNNNNNNNNNNNNNNNNNNNNNNNNNNNNNNNNNNNNNNNNNNNNNNNNNNNNNNNNNNNNNNNNNNNNNNNNNNNNNNNNNNNNNNNNNNNNNNNNNNNNNNNNNNNNNNNNNNNNNNNNNNNNNNNNNNNNNNNNNNNNNNNNNNNNNNNNNNNNNNNNNNNNNNNNNNNNNNNNNNNNNNNNNNNNNNNNNNNNNNNNNNNNNNNNNNNNNNNNNNNNNNNNNNNNNNNNNNNNNNNNNNNNNNNNNNNNNNNNNNNNNNNNNNNNNNNNNNNNNNNNNNNNNNNNNNNNNNNNNNNNNNNNNttttgacaaaatttatcaattcttaatttgaaaaattattttgtagttaaaaatttataaaatgttcaatttttgtatctaagaattaaaaatttaaaacaagattccacgtaagtaattaattctgttaccaaaaaatctaaaatatacatttaaacagtttatttttatagtcattttaagtacaaatttggacgaaattacatattaaaaacctaggatacctaactcttttagttattttgttgtgattgtataatattattcgtgggtacttgaaacttctaaagtatactattatatatctatgattttaccacggttttttgttgatgtataacgcgttataacttataagtacctaatagatattatgatatgattaatttggaatttattataggtacctattataggtcaatttttttttaataccatagataagtatatatatgtctaatacatagactgatataccgtctccgctcagaatcgtttttcttatacagtgatattatatcattgaattcaaatttaatactgtccattatacagtgacccacttctaacctactgtacagcagagcgacatccacttacccacctttttttaatttcaaatcattatagGTATCACTTGCGCATTTGATATCGGATATATCTTATATGAACTATTAATGATTACTTATTTACCCATTATTACTGAATACTgagttatatttttcatattttcctaTTTACCACAACTcttgaagttttcaaaattcagattttttattccaatttttatcaattaccaTAAGTACgtgattaaaaatcaagaaagtaaaaaatgtaggtacttcacACATTTTACAccatcatacaaaatatttctatacagTACGTGAAtatcatgtatattgtatataatacattaatacgatacctacttcataatatagataattttacattactaataatatgtattatttcgtTTACAATAACGtggtataaaacattaaaacatgaGAGAATAATCTATGACCTGACGtcgtgacataataatattaccatcgtCCATTGGTCAAAAATTGACCATAAAAACCTGTTTTAACATCatcttaatagttaaaattatgtgtaaatTTGTTTCATTAAGAAAATTAATCTAAACAACCTAATGATATATCTATTTCCCCTCAACACGTACAGGTGGAGTTATTGGTACGACAAAAAAGTGCTtgcgtattaatatatataatatatgggtaaatataataataatataggtaggttatacctataatatggaataatacatttgaatggCCATGACTGTGGTCTGTGTTACCAGTGGTACAACgctcataatataggtaggtactcgtaaCTACATATAACTGGATctgatttatgatttttgtgGCTAGGTAgactaggtaattaaaatataaaacatacgtAAGTTTCTTCAGCCTCCttgatcaaattaaataatgtgcagcatgattattttacattacgtttataagtcgtttgtaaaggcTTATAAAAACGAACTTttcttttgtaaataaaatcagTAATAGAGTTTcacctatgtatattttaaaaatgcgaGGCTGGggaattgtgttaaattttgaaaacaccaattttttcaatacaatcaTACTAAATTTGTTTGGTGTTTTTGAAACTCTTTGCAAACGGTTAAGCAGAACATTTTGGGCTAACCAAATTTTACCCATTTCTCTAGCCCTAATTTTGAAATTCTAACcagtttttagttttctttaaaattgacTCTCTACGGATctagacaaattatttaaattaggatAACCCATAAACTTTTCGATGCAACCAATCGTTTGTagaacgtttaaaatattatcatttatgtattatttgaggtcttgaaaaaaaaattacactttgaTAAGTAGATACATCAATTCAACAcagattaatatatatactttaagtTAGAACGCAGATTATCATTTGtctcataacatttttaatatccaaAATACTATGAGTTtccaaaatgtaaatataataccgcataatatatacatgtatacagtaTGTAAATATGGcaattttagataaaattacataaataataaataataatgtaaaaaagtgaaaatagtTAGGAAAATTTACGTCCATATTTCTCGTAATCCAGTTTAATGAACACTTCAGCGAACTCCTTTCGTTCTCTGATCAGCACGCTGGGCAAATATTTTGTACCGTATATGATTTTTGCGATGGTATacactaaattatattgttcatcGTCTTTATCGTGTGACGAAATGTTCGACAAAACGTACACTGTGACTTTTCCGCTAATATCGGACACGCACAAATGCTTACCGTCCGCTGTAAATTCTAATCCGGTACACTTTTGATCGGGGTTCGGCATTTTTTGTACGAATATCGGGTCATATTTCGTCACACTTAAGTCCCAAATTTGTATACAGTTGTCTGAAAAACCATACACATTACTAATTAActactacaaaaatattattattatacgttaacGACTATAAAAGAGAGTGAGATAAAATGTTTCGTGACTATACGGAAGAACCGGactgaattcaaattataaCCACGGAGTAAAAATGTCCCAAATAACAATTCTCCTATCCCTGTCCTGAATAATACAATGAGCGGCTAATTTAAATTCGGTTCAATTTTTTCCGTATAGTCACATATAAtggtagttaataatttatcttaactgATATATCAAACCGTAGGATAATTTTATTCGAAACCAAGGTGgacataggtactattacaataatataataatgataacaatttattcaaattaatgaaaCAGGTCGAAGCTCAATAGTACAgtaattagaaattagaacaatatttagaaataaataaacattaaatactttaaaatatgtattataataaataataataaaattgtttggcaTGCCTAGTACctattaggtacattacattattaattatgtgaATGGTTAATATTCCCGCTAAAGATAAGAAGAAAAAGGTGCAATAGTCGAGATTTTATATACCTTGTTAACCTTGTTTGAGACCTAATCAagactttgaatatttttattgctgATTAttgtcagtataatatttattttaccgaGATCGTTATTTTAATTGCCGCAGTGTACATTGACGTATTGTTGCCCATTATACAAAATTACGAAGTCACGTTTGTACAAGTTTGTAAACAAATTACCATTTaccaggtgattcttttataaGTAAACACACATTTTCTTGAAGAGTATTAccgttattgaaaatatttttttactcaattcgaagatattacaaaacaacataaaaaaaaaatatatatttttaccattttaatttttaaattacttattaagttGTCATTTACTGTTAGATTAGGGTTATTAAGCTTGAAAATAATCCAATTTTAACGGTAAGTATAAAGTAATTGTTGTTTTTCCAGTCCAtatcttaactttttaattatattaaaatattacaatatatttttatgcgacactttatacacataaaataatctgctttagaaaatacaatttaaattatatagcgTCATTCAAAAAcgtaaaacaaatcaaaattataacaaaaaaaatggaaaaagttgttttataattactatgaattatgtaaaaaaaatatttccagcaacattaatttgttaaaaaacaataaaaatgagtatttatctttaaaagAATCAACTAATTAcggttatacatattatatgtaagttATACAAAATTGTTCCAGACATGCTCACCCCTGTCTTCTtcttcaataatacaattatttaaaatttgtttttggagTTTTCAACTATtcttaaaaaccatattttcaaattctcgaGATTTGAGTAGTGACCTTTGGAGATAgaaatttctgtttttaataTGACAACCACTATTTTCCACTGaagatacattatttaatagacTATTAAAtcctttgtaaatattttaattttctgaaaaattactcattcaaattttgaattaggaacaccaacattttcaaaaaaattttccactaaaaaattaacagtaaaaaagcggaggggttctcatttgaaaaacagaagtttgtatcgtcaCAGGTCACTCTTTAACTACTATGAAATGATAAGAATTTGAAGACGTGGACTCTATGCATAttcaacaattttgaaaatcggaatttgattaaaatttattattttatgaaaaatgtatagggTAATCATTTAGTATATAACATATGtcatatacatattgttattgtacatattttaactcTTATCCTATGTATTTGgatataatatcgtgtatattaCCAATAATAGATGCTATAACCGTCGAACATGTCGAGCTCCAAATAGCTTTTTCGATTTGTTTGCCAACACTTAAAGTTATTACTGGTTCAAGAAAAATATCACTGACCCAAATGTTTATGTTACAGTCGCAACCAGTTGTCAAATATACATCTTGAGAGAAAGGTGATTTTTCCAACGATTTGATTATTCCGAAGtgagaaacaattttttttggacgAGTCATTAAATCGTCATATAAAAATGAGTAGACGAGACCGTCCGCAGTGCCCACCAAATCCGCATTTTGGTTCAGTTCAATAAATTTAGTTGCACGAAAAACCGATTTATACGTTTTACTTTCATCCAAATTCTTCCCTGGGAATTCTTCTTGTatcaaactattatataatttcatgaCTAATTTTTCCTGAAACTTCCCGTGCGAAAAACAATAACGTGAAATACAACCAACCGTATTGCACGCCATCTATGAAAGTCaagaaaatatcaattaaaaccTAGTGCCAGATACTATTGTGTAGACATTTTATACTAACTAGACATTCTGATTTGACTTCATGGAGTATTTTGTTTTCAGTGTTGGTGGTCCAAAAAAGCCCCGAAATGCTGGTGGTTTCTAACGATAGGTTAGTGGACGTTTGAAACACAATGTTGAGTGATTTTTTAGAGAtatcgattatttttataatcccGCAGTCAAATCCAATGGCAAGATTATTTGGAGTCTTGATTGAGAACTTTAAGCACGTAATAGCTGATATATTGAACTCGTAGAATCTATAAAATCGATTGAAAGACATTGAGCGCGCACATTAAGGCAATAATGAAAATCCCAAACTGTCCGGTACAATTAGTACTCGATGTAGGAGAGGGAGCACGACATATATCATACGTACCTTACTTATTTTCAGACTTTTATTGTACATGTTTATCTTTTTTAAGTggaacgtatatataataataatagttatggcgtataaatttgttaaatgaAGAAGTCATTTATTAatagagtaggtaggtatagcgtgataaaatgttgaaaaagtcaaaataataaattgttttgtgaTTCATCATATTTCATCGCCTAGGTACTTTTTTTCCCCCGAAATCAAGCACcgggtataaaaatattgttttaacgatGTAAAAGATAAACGCGACGagcgttaaataatatttcttaccgTTCCGGAGTACGTTGATTTTTCGTACTCCACACAGCCACGGATGCGTATTGCTTGTCTGCGTAATCGGTGTATATAAGGTTGCTGTAGACAACAGCCAACAAGTGCTTCTCCGTCTCGTTCCAGTGCATGCATCTGACGGCTAAGCCCTTGTCTGCATCGCCAAGCAACGTCAGTGTAAAACAGTACGTAAGACCGAAAACCTTATAGTCCAAGAGAGATTCCAAGTGCGATTCATTCTTGGGATTCATCATTTCTATATCGTTTGACCAAAATAGTTTGACGTCCAACGAGTTTTGGGCCAATATCCGTTCCAAAAACATTGTCGTCTCGGCATGGTAGTCCTCAGCTGCACCGTCATTCATAGGATCATTTTCGTCATCAAACAGCTGTCTGTCCGCGAGTATGGCATGCCGAATTTTCTCTTCAATTGATTCGTCATTAATGGTCGATGGCGGGATTACGTCTTGTTTCACGTCCATCTCGTTGAAAGTGTCTATTATGTTGAAATTGTGGACCTGAGTACCGGCCACACACGTGGTGACGTTCGAGGTTTGACATTCCACGTCTTCACGTTCCATGAGAGAATTTACTGTTTGCGAGATATTGTCGATCTTCATGCGTGGCTTTGATAAGTTATTTAGATAAACTTCTTTTGATTTTTGCGATCTTTCATAATCTCCATCTCTGAAATAACGAAACTCGattaaaagataattaataaatggcATTTGAcgttttgggtttttttttttttttgtaataaataataacgtccATAAATAAATGAAGCaaccatttatttaattttctttaatcatatcaccatataggtacatagtggTGTAATATACATTCATACATTCTTAGTTCATAGTTTTTATTCTTCGGTTCCACACTAGTTTGGAGGTAACCCACACAGgttttaaatagtatacataataatatattattgtgcatctattatcataagtataagctatattactatattcaaGTGACtttcacttattttaatatctttccaatattttttttttaattaacttaataattgaagttaaattaagttaacaaaatttattaacttaactttaaatttaattgatgtattaaaaagtttattaacttaactttgaatttaattgaacaaaaaatatttaacttaacttaactgagttaaaaaaaatcattaatttgcccagccttgtatttTTGTgacttttta from the Acyrthosiphon pisum isolate AL4f chromosome X, pea_aphid_22Mar2018_4r6ur, whole genome shotgun sequence genome contains:
- the LOC100569472 gene encoding uncharacterized protein LOC100569472; the protein is MACNTVGCISRYCFSHGKFQEKLVMKLYNSLIQEEFPGKNLDESKTYKSVFRATKFIELNQNADLVGTADGLVYSFLYDDLMTRPKKIVSHFGIIKSLEKSPFSQDVYLTTGCDCNINIWVSDIFLEPVITLSVGKQIEKAIWSSTCSTVIASIIDNCIQIWDLSVTKYDPIFVQKMPNPDQKCTGLEFTADGKHLCVSDISGKVTVYVLSNISSHDKDDEQYNLVYTIAKIIYGTKYLPSVLIRERKEFAEVFIKLDYEKYGRKFS